From one Dysidea avara chromosome 9, odDysAvar1.4, whole genome shotgun sequence genomic stretch:
- the LOC136267674 gene encoding uncharacterized protein produces the protein MNDQMIHMNILSKGGTITEGGTKFLGKLIGVSLSATKRSANKRMVGRITELLSATDTLHIRGEYKLWIYRNYILSLLRFHLSVDAVTPTAISKMESMATRYLKRWLHLPRSATRVVLYYPGICCPSVSNVTREAKISLLSCISASSDPKLQELGVHLHLGQEFLQFQDCDYSILSTARKQFSSLPTARSLYVTAKTQLLSEVKSTSEDHLQTLSVQCKFADSAELETSCRTWNRLLSSMHPGQLSFLLRAASDTLPTAMNLRRWNIQCHAKCVLCDSSRPTTAHVLGGCPVALSQERYTYRHDLVIQSLVDSFIRVYIDLPYIRVYADLPNLRASESPPSTLPPNVIVTPFRPDIVIHNTVTSSILLFELTCPLDSAHHLEQARSRKQNKAEYHQILSELDRLNVTNFYETLEISVLGHFQQFSVTNTYNVLHFIDKDINITRSLVRRILDDASKVCMTASQRIFMARDCREWL, from the coding sequence ATGAATGACCAAATGATACATATGAATATTTTATCTAAAGGCGGCACAATTACTGAAGGCGGCACAAAGTTTTTAGGAAAGCTTATTGGTGTATCATTAAGTGCTACAAAGAGATCTGCTAATAAACGTATGGTAGGCCGGATAACAGAATTACTATCAGCTACTGACACCCTGCACATACGTGGAGAATACAAACTTTGGATTTATCGAAACTACATTTTATCACTGTTGCGTTTCCACCTTAGTGTGGATGCAGTTACACCTACTGCCATATCGAAGATGGAGTCTATGGCTACTCGCTACTTGAAAAGATGGCTACATCTACCAAGAAGTGCAACACGTGTAGTCCTTTATTACCCGGGGATATGCTGCCCAAGTGTATCTAATGTTACAAGAGAGGCCAAGATTAGCTTGTTGTCATGTATCAGTGCTTCCTCAGACCCTAAGCTCCAAGAGCTGGGCGTGCATCTACATTTAGGGCAAGAATTTCTGCAATTTCAGGATTGTGATTATTCCATCCTATCTACAGCCAGGAAGCAATTCTCTTCATTACCTACTGCGAGATCATTGTATGTGACAGCTAAGACTCAACTACTTAGTGAGGTTAAATCTACCTCTGAGGATCATCTTCAAACACTTTCTGTTCAGTGCAAGTTTGCAGACTCTGCCGAGCTTGAGACCTCTTGTCGAACTTGGAACCGATTACTATCCAGTATGCATCCTGGTCAGCTGTCATTTCTTTTGCGGGCGGCTTCGGACACTCTGCCAACTGCCATGAACTTGCGAAGGTGGAATATACAATGTCATGCAAAATGTGTACTTTGTGATTCCTCACGTCCAACTACTGCTCATGTCTTGGGGGGCTGTCCGGTTGCGTTATCTCAGGAAAGGTACACTTATCGACATGATTTAGTCATTCAGTCTTTGGTCGACAGTTTCATCAGGGTTTACATTGACTTGCCCTATATCCGggtttatgctgaccttcctaACTTGCGAGCCAGTGAGTCACCCCCATCTACACTTCCACCTAATGTGATTGTGACCCCCTTTAGACCAGACATTGTTATCCATAATACCGTCACTTCTAGTATACTATtatttgaactgacatgtccattggACAGTGCCCACCATCTTGAGCAGGCTAGATCTCGCAAACAAAATAAGGCTGAATACCACCAAATTCTATCAGAGCTAGATCGGTTAAATGTTACCAACTTTTATGAGACTCTTGAGATCAGCGTTTTAGGTCACTTCCAGCAAttttcagtcactaacacttacaatgtactacattttattgataaggacatcaatatcacaaggtcactggttcgaCGGATACTGGATGATGCCTCGAAGGTTTGTATGACTGCATCCCAGAGGATTTTTATGGCAAGGGATTGCCGAGAGTGGTTGTga